Proteins from one Falco naumanni isolate bFalNau1 chromosome 2, bFalNau1.pat, whole genome shotgun sequence genomic window:
- the PDX1 gene encoding pancreas/duodenum homeobox protein 1, with protein MNTDEQYYASAQLYKESCAFQRAQAQDYNPSPPACLYMGRQQQAPYPSALGALEQGSPPDISPYEVPPITEDAGVSHLHHHHHHHPHLPPPHQDTLPFADGADTGAIEEPRAQVPFAWMKSTKSHAWKGQWTGGSYVVEPEENKRTRTAYTRAQLLELEKEFLFNKYISRPRRVELAVMLNLTERHIKIWFQNRRMKWKKEEDKKRGAGNSNVPEQDCVVSSGELQGKEDLQPCPPGNLPSGASRDLLAPSLAPRRQQDSR; from the exons ATGAACACCGACGAGCAGTATTACGCCTCGGCGCAGCTCTACAAGGAGTCGTGTGCGTTTCAGAGAGCCCAGGCGCAGGATTAcaaccccagcccccccgcctgCCTGTAcatgggcaggcagcagcaggctcctTACCCCAGCGCCTTAGGGGCTCTCGAGCAAGGCAGCCCGCCAGACATTTCACCTTACGAGGTGCCCCCCATCACGGAGGATGCCGGGGTCTCCCACCTTcatcaccatcaccaccaccaccctcatcttcctcctccccaccaagACACGCTGCCTTTCGCAGACGGGGCGGACACGGGGGCGATAGAGGAGCCCCGAGCGCAGGTGCCTTTCGCCTGGATGAAGTCCACCAAATCGCACGCCTGGAAGGGACAGTGGACCG gGGGGTCCTACGTGGTGGAGCCCGAGGAGAACAAGCGGACGAGGACAGCGTACACCCGGGcgcagctgctggagctggaaaaGGAGTTTCTCTTTAACAAGTACATCTCCAGGCCGCGGCGGGTGGAGCTGGCTGTCATGTTGAACTTGACCGAGAGGCACATCAAGATCTGGTTCCAGAACCGGCGGATgaaatggaagaaggaagaagacaaaaaGCGAGGGGCGGGCAACAGCAATGTCCCCGAGCAAGACTGTGTGGTGTCCTCCGGGGAGCTCCAGGGCAAGGAGGATCTGCAGCCATGCCCGCCTGGGAACCTGCCCTCGGGGGCCTCCAGGGACCTGCTCGCCCCCAGCCTCGCCCCCAGAAGGCAGCAGGACTCTCGGTGA